From the genome of Eucalyptus grandis isolate ANBG69807.140 chromosome 2, ASM1654582v1, whole genome shotgun sequence, one region includes:
- the LOC120289191 gene encoding cysteine-rich receptor-like protein kinase 42 has product MKSSRAEPSIALPLLALSSFFFSLVVSNPRIAQVGLICENATVAEKGIHNFNAVVREISKSVANQRWSNYSVAKPPPAVYGLAQCHGDLIEAECFLCFAESRPWILPCFPNFGRLYMDGCFLRYDVYDFYNETVDPTRDMLKCSSNLTVPAERVAEFSDRVDRVLRNVSARAVRNKGFAVAGEDAVGGVAGVYALAQCWSTLDAGGCRVCLENATSRARSCAPREEARAMNAGCFLRYSTTKFYNVPVSGGSSRVRITIAITSSAAATTSLVLISAYIGYKKYSKKKQVQNNLMQLRASKSKFSLYFKYKTLKKATNFFDDSRKLGQGGGGSVYKEILPDGKVVAVKRLVFNTCQWADDFFNEVNLISGIRHKNLMRLLGCSIEGPESLLVYEYLPKRSLDLVLFVNNATPILTWEERLHIIIGTAEGLTYLHGGCGVKIIHRDIKTSNILLDENLTAKISDFGLARCIALGKSHLSTGIAGTLGYMAPEYLMRGQLTEKADVYAFGVLVLEILSGRKNSVYIRGSSSVLQSVWKHYKSNNLAACIDPALQGKFPILEASNVLQIGLLCTQACMELRPPMSGVVEMLHDKNRVVPQPSQPPFVNASVLFDKSSSRSST; this is encoded by the exons ATGAAGTCGAGCAGAGCGGAACCATCAATCGCCCTTCCTCTGCTGGCGCTCTCctcgttcttcttctctcttgtcGTCTCCAATCCTCGGATCGCCCAAGTGGGCCTCATCTGTGAGAACGCCACTGTCGCCGAAAAGGGCATCCACAACTTCAACGCTGTCGTGAGGGAGATCTCCAAGAGCGTCGCCAACCAGCGCTGGAGCAACTACTCCGTCGCCAAGCCACCGCCAGCAGTGTACGGCCTCGCCCAGTGCCACGGAGACTTGATTGAGGCCGagtgcttcctctgctttgCCGAGAGCCGGCCCTGGATACTCCCCTGCTTCCCCAACTTCGGCCGGCTCTACATGGACGGCTGCTTCCTCCGTTACGATGTTTACGACTTCTACAACGAGACCGTCGATCCGACACGTGACATGCTCAAGTGTAGCTCCAATTTGACGGTCCCAGCGGAGAGAGTGGCCGAGTTCTCTGATAGGGTGGACCGGGTCCTAAGGAATGTCTCGGCAAGGGCAGTGCGGAACAAGGGCTTTGCGGTGGCTGGGGAGGATGCAGTTGGAGGAGTCGCCGGGGTATATGCTTTGGCACAGTGTTGGAGCACGCTTGATGCCGGCGGTTGCAGAGTCTGTTTGGAGAATGCAACTTCGAGGGCAAGAAGCTGCGCTCCTAGAGAAGAAGCGCGGGCCATGAATGCGGGATGCTTCCTCCGTTACTCGACCACAAAGTTCTACAACGTCCCCGTTAGCGGAG GGTCATCTAGGGTCCGCATCACCATAGCAATAACTTCATCGGCTGCTGCAACGACTTCGCTTGTTCTCATCAGTGCATACATTGGATACAAAAAGTACTCCAAGAAGAAACAAG TGCAAAATAACCTCATGCAATTACGAGCGAGCAAGAGCAAGTTTAGCTTATATTTCAAGTACAAGACACTGAAGAAGGCCACCAACTTCTTTGATGACTCGAGGAAGTTGGGCCAAGGGGGCGGCGGTTCGGTGTACAAGGAGATTTTACCCGACGGGAAGGTTGTCGCGGTTAAGCGGTTGGTGTTCAACACATGCCAATGGGCGGATGACTTCTTCAATGAGGTGAACCTGATCAGTGGGATCCGACACAAGAACCTCATGAGGCTTTTGGGATGCAGCATTGAAGGCCCAGAGAGCCTCCTCGTCTATGAATATCTTCCTAAAAGAAGTCTTGATCTAGTTCTTTTTG TCAACAATGCGACCCCCATCCTAACTTGGGAGGAGAGGCTGCACATCATCATAGGAACAGCTGAGGGCCTCACATATCTTCATGGAGGTTGTGGAGTGAAAATCATCCATCGGGACATAAAAACCAGCAACATCCTCCTCGACGAAAATCTCACAGCGAAAATCTCAGACTTCGGGCTTGCTCGATGCATTGCTCTAGGTAAGTCTCATCTTAGCACAGGAATTGCTGGCACACT CGGTTACATGGCACCTGAATATTTAATGAGGGGACAGCTAACGGAGAAAGCCGATGTTTATGCTTTTGGGGTGCTGGTTCTTGAAATCTTGAGTGGTAGGAAGAATAGTGTATACATACGGGGGTCGAGCTCGGTATTACAATCG GTATGGAAGCATTACAAGTCAAATAATTTAGCCGCGTGCATTGATCCGGCCTTACAAGGTAAATTCCCCATCCTAGAGGCGTCGAATGTGCTCCAAATCGGCCTTTTGTGCACTCAAGCTTGCATGGAATTGCGACCGCCCATGTCTGGAGTCGTTGAGATGCTCCACGACAAAAACCGTGTAGTCCCCCAACCGAGCCAACCCCCGTTCGTCAACGCTAGCGTGCTATTCGACAAATCTAGCAGCAGAAGCTCTACATGA